Within the Thermanaeromonas toyohensis ToBE genome, the region TTCGCCGGCGAATAAACGAGGAACTTATGCTTAAAGGGGTGACTATAGTAGACCCCGCTACTACCTTTATCGATGCCGGGGTAGAAGTGGGCCGGGATACAGTGATATTACCCTTCACTTTTTTAGAAGGGAGGACCTCTATTGGTTCCCGTTGTATTATTGGACCCCAGACTACCGTAAAGGATAGCTCCATTGGGGAGGAAACCTCCATAAGTTACTCCGTTATTTGGGAAAGCGTAGTAGGTTCCCGTTGTCAGATAGGCCCCTTCGCTTACTTGCGACCGGGAACAATTTTAGCTGACCGGGTGAAGGTGGGGGATTTTGTAGAAATCAAAGCTTCACGGGTGGGCGAGGATAGCAAGGTACCCCATTTGACCTACTTAGGGGATGCTGAAGTGGGGAAAAACGTGAATATCGGAGCGGGCACCATTACCTGCAACTACGATGGCCACCAGAAATGGCCCACTATAATAGGCGATGGAGCTTTTATCGGTAGCAATACCAACTTGGTGGCGCCGGTAGAAGTGGGGGAAAAGGCTTTAATAGGCGCGGGTTCCACTATAACTAAAAATGTACCGGCAGGAGCCTTGGCTTTAGCTCGGGCCCGGCAGGTCAACCTTCCAGACAGAGGCCGGGCTAAGCTAGATAAAAGGGAAAGGTCGGGTGAGGGATGACCAGCGAAACAGATATGCTAAAGATCTTCACAGGCAATGCCAACCCTAAGCTCGCCCAGGAGATCTGCGCCTACCTTAAGGTGCCCCTGGGGAAAGCTAAGGTGGGGCGCTTCAGCGACGGGGAAATAAGCCTAGCCATAGATGAAAGCGTGCGGGGGGCTGATGTCTTTGTAATCCAGCCTACCTGTAACCCGGTGAACGATAACCTAATGGAACTTTTAATCTTGATAGATGCCCTGCGGCGGGCCTCGGCCTGGCGCATAACAGCAGTAATACCATATTATGGATATGCCCGCCAGGAGCGGAAGACCCGGGCGCGAGATCCCATTTCAGCTAAGCTGGTGGCTAACCTCATTACTGCTGCTGGGGCAGACCGCGTCCTCACCATGGACCTGCACGCTGGGGCCATCCAAGGTTTTTTTGATATACCGGTAGATCATTTGACAGCCATACCTATCCTGGCCGATTACTTTAAGGCCTTAAATCTTAAAGAGCTGGTTGTAGTCTCGCCTGACGTGGGGGGTGTGATTCGAGCCCGTAATCTAGCCGAACGGCTCAAGGCAGAAATAGCTATCATCGACAAGCGTAGACCCACCGCCAACGTAGCTGAAGTAATGAACATAATTGGCGAAGTGGAGGGCAAGACAGTAATCATGGTAGATGATCTCATCGATACCGCTGGAACCATATGTTTGGGTGCACAGGCTTTAAAAGAGCAAGGTGCGCGGTCCATCTACGCTTGCTGCACCCACCCGGTGCTCTCCGGGCCTGCCGTGGAGAGGCTGGAGGCGTCCCCCATTGAGGAAGTAGTGGTTTGCAATACCATTCCGGTACCCGCGGAAAAGAATACGCCTAAGCTCCGCCATCTCTCAGTGGCTCCCCTTTTAGGGGAGGCCATCATACGTATCCACCGGGACGAATCCGTCAGTACCTTGTTTGATTAAGAGTCGAGATCCAGTGCCAAACTATGGGTTAAGCTTTAACTTAAGGAGAAAGCAAAACTTATTTTCCTTGTTTCCTTTTGCCCGGGAAAATCTAGTTGGGCTTTAACGGTTTATCCTTTTGGCTTAAGCCAGGTAAACGCTTAAGGTACCGGTTTAAACTCTGGCCCCATTTTTCGGTAGCTCTTGAGGCAGCTTCCCAGCTAGGCCAGCTCAAAGCACCCCGTCGGCGCTGGATGAGGTTGGGGGCTTCAGCCTTGGCAATTAAAGCATCGCGGCCGCAGGTGCGGATGGTAGAAGCCGGAAGTAAGGTATGGCCTTGCCACAGCTTCCCTTTTAACTCCAGCTCTTGTATTTTACCGTCCCGGGGATCAAAAAAGAAATCCTCTACAGTACCTAAGACGACCCCCTCTTCTGTTATTACCCTGGCTCCCACCAGGGGCAGAAGTTTCTTAGCTAGCTCCTCTAGCTCAGGTAGGGAGCGCAAGTTTACTACTGCTGAAGCTTCATCGATGGTCACGGCGTGGCTACCAATATTTTTCACATGGCTGTACGGTATTACAGGTTGCTCTTTAAACCAACCCTTACGGTCTAGGATAAGGCCAGCTATTTTTAAGTTTTGGAGATCGAGGAGGAGCCGCTTTACGCGCCCTACTACTTGCCCGTCGGCTAGGCTTATTACAGGCATTCCCAGGATTTTTTTACTGCGGTGCAGCATTCTTTTCACCTCCCGGATAGAAAATGTTTATGCTTAAGATGACCAATTTATGCTACATTATAATTTCAGGAGAAAGGGGAGAATTACATTTTATGGAAGCCAGTGTATTAACAGTTCAGCCTAGGCAGAAAACCGGTAAAGGACCGGCTCGTCGTTTAAGACAGCAAGGTTTGTTACCAGCAATTTTATACGGCCGGGATGCGGGGAATCTTCCCATAATGATTAAGCTAAAGGAACTCCAGAGGGTTTTAGAAAGGGAAGGGGAGAGGGCCTTAGTCAAAGTCCATCTGGAAAAGGATGGTGCAAGACAAGAATACATGGCCCTACTCCGGGAAGTCCAGCGCGACCCCATACGGGGCGACCTGCTTCATGTAGATCTCTACCAGGTTCCGGCCGGAGAAAAGATCACTGTTACGGTACCTGTGGTTTTAGAGGGCGAACCACGAGGGGTCAAAGCTGGGGGTATCCTCCAGCACGGTTTATCAGAGCTGGAGATAGAATGTTTACCTGCTGACCTGCCGGAAGCCATTGTGGTGGATGTGAGCGGCTTGGACGTTGGTGACCATCTTACCGTGGCCGATATTAAGCCACCTAAAGGAGTGAAGATACTTTCGGAACCCGAGGGCCTCATTGCCACCGTGGTGGAACTGGAGAAGGGTGAGGAGGCCGAGGCCGAAGAGGAAGGGGGAGCTCCTGAGGGAGCTTAAAAGGAGACGGTATAACGTTTGAGGCAAACGGGGAGGATAACCGGTGAAGATGGTTGTGGGCCTGGGTAACCCAGGCCCCTTGTACGAGACCACGCGCCATAATGCTGGTTTTATGGCCTTAGATCTCCTGGCCGATGAATTAGGGATAAACTTTACCCGGGAAAAGCAGGGGGCCCTCATAGGCACAGGTCAAATAGAGGGCCGGCGAGTTCTTTTAGTTAAGCCCCTCACCTTTATGAACCTTAGCGGCCAGGCGGTGGCCGGGCTCGCCCGCTGGTACGGTATATATCCTCAGGATATTCTAGTGCTTTTAGATGATCTGGACCTGCCCCCCGGACGTTTGCGCATCAGGCCACGGGGTAGCTCAGGCGGACATAAAGGTTTAGCCTCTGTACTTGAAGCCCTGGGGACCGAAGGGGTACCACGTGCCAGGATCGGTATTGGACGACCTCCTCCGGGTAAGGACGTGGTGGAGTACGTCTTGGAGCCTTTTACTAATCAAGAATGGGAGGCTGTCCGTCCCATTCTAATACGGGCCGCCGAAGCCGCCCGTTTTTGGATCCTAAGCGGAGACATAGAAGAGGTCATGAATCGATATAATTGTTAAAGCATAGCGAAGGCGGGAAGGAAACGATAATTGCCGGAATTAAAGGCTGTTTTGGTTGGATCTTTAGCTGCAGTTCTAGCTTGGCCTGTCAACCGTTTCTTTCTTCCTAAATGGAGATTCAACATTTCCCTTTGGGGCCCCCTCTGGGAGGAAGGACTGAAAACAGGCTTGGCCCTCGCCTGGGGGGGTTCCTTGTTCTTTGCTCATTTTACCTTTGGGCTCATCGAGGGAGCCTGGGAATGGAGCTGGGGGCGAAAGGGTGCGGCTTGGGCAGCTATAGGAGGGCATACCCTGTTTGGCCTGGCCGCCGTCCTGGCCTGGTGGGCCTCTAATTCCCCCTTTTGGGCTTGGGGAGCGGGAGCCTTGCTACATATAGGGTGGAACTTATTCCTTTATTTTCTCCATCGCCAATTTCCTTCTCCTTGACTTAAGGAGGCTGGGCGGGCTATAATGGAAAAAGCAAGGCCCTGGCCTAATAGAGGGCCTTTTAGTATGGAAAAACGAGAGGTAAACGAGAGGGTATATGTATAATCACGGACTCTTGCAAATCGTTAGAGATAGCGCACAATTTCACAATCTCGCGGAAGGCCTCCGGCGGGGGCTTGCTGAACAGCAATTATATGATATTCCGGATGGGCTAAAAAGCCTCTGGGTTACGGCCATGGTAGCCCATTTTCAACCCCTACTGGTCATAACGGCTTCCTCAGAGGATGCCCAGCGCCTAGCTGCTGACGTGGATGCCTTCTGGCCTGGAGAAGGGATTGAATACCTGCCGGCAGGGGAACTTTTGCCCATAGGTGTTCATGCCTATAGCCCTGAGATACCCGCCCAACGCATACGGGTTTTAAGCGATTTATTGCGGGGTAAGGCCAAAGTAGTGGTTATGGCTGTAGAAGCCTTGGCCGGCAAGCTTCCACCCCCAGACCTTTTCCGCTCCACCCTTTTAACTCTAAAAGTAGGACAGAATATCGACCGTGAGAATTTGCTAGACCGCTTGGTCCGCTTGGGGTACCGCCGGGAGGAAATAGTGGAGGCGCCCGGTCATCTTGCTGTACGGGGTGGGATTATCGATATCTATCCCCTGGGTGCCGAACAACCAGTAAGGTTAGAATTTTTTGGGGATGAAATAGATTCTTTACGCGCTTTTGATCCGACTACGCAGCGTTCGGTACAAGAACTGGAGGAAGTAGTTATCACCCCAGCCCGGGAAATGGTGGCTCCAGAGGAACGGGAGCTAGGGCTTGCTCGCCTGGAAGAGGAATACCTAAGGACATTAGAGCGTTTAAAAAAGAGCCGGCCCCAGGCTGCCCGGGAGCTAGAAGAAAGGATGGACCAGCTTTTGGCTAGCCTTAAGGCTGGCGATTGGCCTGAAGGGGTAGATCAACTAGGCCCCTTTTTCTATCCCCGGTTAGCCAGTATCCTCGAATATTTCCCCCGGCCGCCTGTGCTCATCCTTGACGATCCCCAGCGGTTGATGGAAGAAGCCAAGCGGCGGGAAAAACACCGGGTAGATATCTTTACCCAGATGTTAGAAGGAGGATTAGCTTTACCTTCCCAGGGAGAAGCCTACGCTACTGTAGCAGAACTGGAGAATTTGTTTGCGAGGTATCAGCGGATATACTTCTCCCTCCTTCCTCGGCGGGCTACCCCAGGAGTACGCCAGATTATAGGTGTAGGTGCCCAGTCTATTCCTGCCTTTCAAGGGAAAATAAAATTTTTAGTCCAGGAATTATCCCGCTTTCGCCGGGAACAGTACCGTATTATCCTGATGGTCGCTGATCCTGGACGCATAGAGGCTTTACAGCAGAATCTAGGGGCGGAAGGCTTAGAGACAGTAGCCCTAAAAGATGTATCCTCTCCGCCCCAGCCGGGCCAAGTGGTGGTGGTTCCCGGCCGGCTTCGCCAGGGCTTCAGCTGGCCCCAGATGCGCCTGGTTATCTTGGGAGACGCTGAGCTTTACGGGCCCGTACGCCGTCCCCGGAAGCATAAAGTGGTCCGGGAAGGCCTGCGTATAAGCTCCTTTGCCGACCTTAAAGAGGGGGACTATGTGGTTCATGTTCATCACGGTATCGGCCGGTACTTGGGTATCCAACAATTGGAAGTAGAAGGCATTAAAAAGGATTACCTGGTCATACAATACGCAGGTAACGACCGGTTATACGTGCCCATTGATCAGATCTCCCTGGTCCAAAAATATATTGGGGCGGAGGGGCATGTGCCGCGCCTTTATCGCCTGGGAGGTAATGAGTGGGCTAAAGTTAAGGGCCGGGTACAGGAAGCTGTACGGGCTATGGCCGAAGAACTTTTAAATCTTTACGCTACCAGGCAGACTATACAGGGGCACGCCTTTTCCCCAGATACGCCTTGGCAACGGGAGTTTGAGGAAGCCTTCCCCTACACGGAGACTCCCGATCAGCTTAAAGCCATAGCCGAGGTCAAGGCCGATATGGAGAGACCTAAGCCTATGGACCGGCTCTTGTGTGGGGATGTGGGGTACGGCAAGACAGAGGTGGCTTTGCGGGCTGCCTTTAAGGCGGTTATGGATGGGAAACAAGTAGCTGTGCTGGTACCCACTACTGTTTTAGCCCAGCAACATTACAATACCTTCAAGCAGCGTTTTGCCCCTTATCCCATAAAGGTAGCTGTTTTAAGCCGTTTCCTTTCACCTAAGGAACAGGCGGAAACTGTGGCGGCCCTGGCCCGGGGAGAGATCGACATCATCATCGGTACCCACCGGCTTCTTTCTAATGACGTCACTTTTAAAGACCTGGGCCTAGTTATAATCGACGAAGAACAGCGCTTTGGGGTAGCCCATAAGGAAAAGCTTAAGCAACTCCGCTATAGTGTGGATGTGTTGACCATGACCGCCACTCCTATTCCTCGAACCCTGCACATGGCCCTGGCTGGCGTGCGGGATATGAGCCTTATCGAGACGCCGCCGGAAGATCGTTTTCCGGTCCAGACTTATGTAGTGGAGTATAGCCCGGAACTGGTGCAGGAGGCCATCCGGAGGGAACTGGAACGGGGCGGCCAGGTATACTATGTCCATAACCGGGTGGCAGATATCGACCAGGTAGCTTTCACCTTGCAACAGCTGGTACCTGAAGCCAGGATAGCTGTGGCTCACGGCCAGATGCCGGAGGAAGAACTGGAAAGGATAATGCTAGATTTCATCGAGGGCCATTATGATGTCCTGGTCTGCACTACCATTATTGAGAATGGACTAGACATCCCTAACGTCAATACCCTGATTGTAGACGAGGCTGATACCTTCGGCCTAGCCCAGCTCTATCAGCTTCGAGGTCGCGTGGGGCGCAGCAATCGCCTGGCCTATGCTTACTTTACCTACCGGCCAGATAAGGTTT harbors:
- a CDS encoding ribose-phosphate diphosphokinase; this translates as MTSETDMLKIFTGNANPKLAQEICAYLKVPLGKAKVGRFSDGEISLAIDESVRGADVFVIQPTCNPVNDNLMELLILIDALRRASAWRITAVIPYYGYARQERKTRARDPISAKLVANLITAAGADRVLTMDLHAGAIQGFFDIPVDHLTAIPILADYFKALNLKELVVVSPDVGGVIRARNLAERLKAEIAIIDKRRPTANVAEVMNIIGEVEGKTVIMVDDLIDTAGTICLGAQALKEQGARSIYACCTHPVLSGPAVERLEASPIEEVVVCNTIPVPAEKNTPKLRHLSVAPLLGEAIIRIHRDESVSTLFD
- a CDS encoding PRC-barrel domain-containing protein — translated: MLHRSKKILGMPVISLADGQVVGRVKRLLLDLQNLKIAGLILDRKGWFKEQPVIPYSHVKNIGSHAVTIDEASAVVNLRSLPELEELAKKLLPLVGARVITEEGVVLGTVEDFFFDPRDGKIQELELKGKLWQGHTLLPASTIRTCGRDALIAKAEAPNLIQRRRGALSWPSWEAASRATEKWGQSLNRYLKRLPGLSQKDKPLKPN
- a CDS encoding 50S ribosomal protein L25/general stress protein Ctc — its product is MLKMTNLCYIIISGERGELHFMEASVLTVQPRQKTGKGPARRLRQQGLLPAILYGRDAGNLPIMIKLKELQRVLEREGERALVKVHLEKDGARQEYMALLREVQRDPIRGDLLHVDLYQVPAGEKITVTVPVVLEGEPRGVKAGGILQHGLSELEIECLPADLPEAIVVDVSGLDVGDHLTVADIKPPKGVKILSEPEGLIATVVELEKGEEAEAEEEGGAPEGA
- the pth gene encoding aminoacyl-tRNA hydrolase is translated as MVVGLGNPGPLYETTRHNAGFMALDLLADELGINFTREKQGALIGTGQIEGRRVLLVKPLTFMNLSGQAVAGLARWYGIYPQDILVLLDDLDLPPGRLRIRPRGSSGGHKGLASVLEALGTEGVPRARIGIGRPPPGKDVVEYVLEPFTNQEWEAVRPILIRAAEAARFWILSGDIEEVMNRYNC
- the mfd gene encoding transcription-repair coupling factor, which translates into the protein MQIVRDSAQFHNLAEGLRRGLAEQQLYDIPDGLKSLWVTAMVAHFQPLLVITASSEDAQRLAADVDAFWPGEGIEYLPAGELLPIGVHAYSPEIPAQRIRVLSDLLRGKAKVVVMAVEALAGKLPPPDLFRSTLLTLKVGQNIDRENLLDRLVRLGYRREEIVEAPGHLAVRGGIIDIYPLGAEQPVRLEFFGDEIDSLRAFDPTTQRSVQELEEVVITPAREMVAPEERELGLARLEEEYLRTLERLKKSRPQAARELEERMDQLLASLKAGDWPEGVDQLGPFFYPRLASILEYFPRPPVLILDDPQRLMEEAKRREKHRVDIFTQMLEGGLALPSQGEAYATVAELENLFARYQRIYFSLLPRRATPGVRQIIGVGAQSIPAFQGKIKFLVQELSRFRREQYRIILMVADPGRIEALQQNLGAEGLETVALKDVSSPPQPGQVVVVPGRLRQGFSWPQMRLVILGDAELYGPVRRPRKHKVVREGLRISSFADLKEGDYVVHVHHGIGRYLGIQQLEVEGIKKDYLVIQYAGNDRLYVPIDQISLVQKYIGAEGHVPRLYRLGGNEWAKVKGRVQEAVRAMAEELLNLYATRQTIQGHAFSPDTPWQREFEEAFPYTETPDQLKAIAEVKADMERPKPMDRLLCGDVGYGKTEVALRAAFKAVMDGKQVAVLVPTTVLAQQHYNTFKQRFAPYPIKVAVLSRFLSPKEQAETVAALARGEIDIIIGTHRLLSNDVTFKDLGLVIIDEEQRFGVAHKEKLKQLRYSVDVLTMTATPIPRTLHMALAGVRDMSLIETPPEDRFPVQTYVVEYSPELVQEAIRRELERGGQVYYVHNRVADIDQVAFTLQQLVPEARIAVAHGQMPEEELERIMLDFIEGHYDVLVCTTIIENGLDIPNVNTLIVDEADTFGLAQLYQLRGRVGRSNRLAYAYFTYRPDKVLGEVAEKRLAAIREFTALGSGYKIALRDLQLRGAGNLLGPEQHGHMLAVGFDLYCQLLEEAVRKLKGQPIPSEVSTPRGASVELKVDTFLSDDYIPDASLKMEFYQRFLAASSVAEVDEIAAEMIDRFGSPPPAAENLILMARIRLLAGELGITSVQQRGGEVELKFNDKPVLKGEKLLQLSSFFPRRLSFSSAGGLAIRVRIKGLDSHSLLKLLQELLSRMRELAQA